A genome region from Pseudomonadota bacterium includes the following:
- a CDS encoding 2-hydroxyglutaryl-CoA dehydratase, whose product MENGREKFFAGVDVGSTTTEMVVIDGGKNIRATSRTATAGDVRLAAHQVYEDCRRQLLHPGEDRFTVFSTGYGRAHVAYAGRALSEIICYGIGVHHLDVGVRTIIDIGGQDAKAIRIDDQGKVQDFAMNDKCAAGTGRFLEMLAHSFCIELDGLAECAAASQKTLKISATCAVFAESEMISFIARGENRNDLLAAAHVSVAERVAALVRQIGLQPPLMFCGGVARNRHLGRVLARELGVEPLIPEDCEMVGALGAALLAVREMA is encoded by the coding sequence ATGGAAAATGGGCGGGAAAAATTTTTTGCCGGGGTCGATGTCGGATCGACGACGACTGAAATGGTGGTGATTGACGGCGGAAAGAATATCCGGGCCACGAGCCGTACGGCTACCGCCGGCGATGTGCGCTTGGCCGCGCATCAGGTTTATGAAGACTGCCGCCGGCAGTTGCTGCATCCCGGCGAAGATCGGTTTACCGTGTTCTCCACCGGCTATGGCCGGGCGCATGTTGCTTACGCCGGGCGGGCTTTGAGTGAAATTATCTGCTATGGGATCGGGGTTCATCATCTTGACGTCGGGGTTCGGACGATCATCGATATCGGCGGTCAGGACGCCAAGGCGATCAGAATCGACGATCAGGGGAAAGTCCAGGACTTCGCCATGAATGATAAATGCGCGGCCGGTACCGGACGTTTTCTGGAAATGCTGGCGCATTCTTTTTGCATTGAATTGGATGGGCTTGCCGAATGTGCGGCCGCTTCCCAAAAAACACTGAAGATCAGCGCCACCTGCGCGGTTTTTGCTGAAAGCGAGATGATATCTTTTATTGCCCGGGGTGAAAATCGCAATGACCTGCTGGCGGCGGCGCATGTTTCGGTGGCGGAACGGGTCGCGGCGCTGGTGCGCCAGATTGGTCTGCAGCCGCCGCTGATGTTTTGCGGCGGAGTGGCGCGGAATCGGCATCTGGGACGGGTGCTGGCCCGGGAACTTGGCGTCGAACCTCTTATTCCGGAGGACTGTGAAATGGTCGGGGCCCTGGGAGCCGCGTTGCTGGCCGTTCGTGAGATGGCCTGA
- a CDS encoding tRNA 2-thiocytidine(32) synthetase TtcA: protein MKRSRSRNWPPPWEPSLMKSYVPGAKGSGGFINSPDKFMARERRKGILGKVKYRLGRALADYQMTSDGEVLMIALSGGKDSLALLHILQTRQAWIPISYRLRPVHVTLGETADAGRVERLRREVAALGLELELIETDIGARLKAGGLSESPCFHCARWKRKALFDYAATQGIAKIAFGHHRDDILETALLNLFYGSSFSTMRPHQVLFSGRLTLIRPLAYLDEDEVVAYCRRHDLPIDSLPCPFQQEDGKRRAMKALLARLQADNPKVKNSFFHALHNVRFEYLPDRLR from the coding sequence ATGAAGAGATCTCGGTCGAGGAACTGGCCGCCTCCCTGGGAACCATCGCTTATGAAATCTTATGTACCTGGAGCGAAAGGGTCAGGCGGGTTTATAAACAGCCCTGATAAATTTATGGCGAGGGAAAGACGTAAAGGTATTCTGGGCAAGGTCAAATATCGTCTGGGCCGGGCTTTGGCCGATTATCAGATGACCAGTGACGGTGAGGTCCTCATGATCGCTTTATCCGGCGGCAAGGACAGCTTGGCCCTGCTCCATATCCTGCAGACCCGGCAGGCCTGGATTCCGATCAGCTACAGGTTGCGGCCGGTACATGTCACCTTGGGCGAAACGGCTGATGCCGGTCGAGTGGAGCGTTTGCGACGTGAGGTCGCCGCCCTGGGTCTGGAACTGGAGCTGATCGAAACCGATATCGGGGCCCGGCTCAAAGCCGGCGGTCTTTCGGAAAGTCCCTGTTTTCACTGCGCGCGCTGGAAGAGAAAGGCGCTTTTTGACTATGCCGCCACGCAGGGGATAGCCAAGATCGCTTTCGGCCATCATCGTGACGATATCCTGGAAACGGCCCTGCTTAACCTTTTCTACGGCAGCAGTTTCAGCACCATGCGTCCGCATCAGGTGCTTTTCTCCGGACGCCTGACCCTGATTCGTCCGTTGGCTTATCTGGATGAAGATGAGGTGGTTGCGTACTGTCGCCGGCATGATCTGCCGATCGACTCCTTGCCCTGTCCCTTTCAGCAGGAAGATGGTAAGCGTCGGGCCATGAAGGCCTTGCTGGCCCGTTTGCAGGCTGATAACCCCAAGGTGAAAAACAGTTTTTTCCATGCGTTGCATAACGTGCGCTTTGAATATTTGCCGGATAGGCTGCGCTAA
- a CDS encoding response regulator produces the protein MGLETGFKGEPEMEEAECCKRILVMDDEEVIRAVCVDLLSSLGYQVDSVVDGREMLSRYQTALEQGCPYALVFMDLTIQGGGLGGREAMVELLKLDPQAKGIVCSGYTHDPVMLDCRAYGFYGKCAKPFNFKVLNQVICEALS, from the coding sequence ATGGGTCTGGAAACGGGATTTAAAGGAGAACCGGAAATGGAAGAAGCAGAATGCTGCAAGCGTATTCTGGTTATGGATGACGAAGAGGTAATCCGTGCGGTTTGTGTCGATCTCCTGAGCTCTTTAGGCTATCAGGTGGACAGTGTGGTTGATGGTCGCGAGATGTTGTCTCGTTATCAGACGGCGCTGGAACAAGGCTGCCCCTACGCATTGGTGTTCATGGATCTGACCATTCAGGGTGGTGGCCTCGGAGGGCGGGAAGCCATGGTTGAACTTTTGAAGCTTGACCCTCAGGCTAAAGGTATTGTTTGCAGTGGCTATACCCATGATCCGGTGATGCTTGATTGTCGGGCCTATGGTTTTTATGGTAAATGCGCCAAGCCGTTTAATTTTAAGGTCTTGAATCAGGTTATTTGTGAGGCGCTTTCCTGA
- the miaA gene encoding tRNA (adenosine(37)-N6)-dimethylallyltransferase MiaA, translating into MTDARVVVLPENNPEETPLLLLSGPTGVGKSAVALELARCFDAEIVNGDSLQLYRYLDIGTAKPTLAERQQVPHHLFDILDPDQPFNATDFQSRADAAIAEIRGRGRLPLVVGGSGLYLRALLFGLCRMPAIDAGLRRELEARLTREGSEGLHAELARLDAPLAARLAPRDKTRVLRALETVLATGQSLAFFQERHRFQKPRYRFLHIYLEMERETLYRRINQRVEMMLAAGLIDEVRGILSRGFAPKLKPLQSIGYRQALDCLAGRLEPAAAAAEIKQATRRYAKRQLTWFRHDAHARGVEADRPQQVFALVREFTQ; encoded by the coding sequence TTGACGGACGCACGGGTGGTGGTCTTGCCGGAAAATAATCCTGAAGAAACCCCTCTGCTTCTGCTCTCCGGCCCGACCGGGGTGGGTAAAAGCGCGGTCGCCCTGGAGCTGGCCCGCTGCTTTGATGCCGAGATTGTCAACGGTGACTCGTTGCAGCTCTATCGCTATCTTGATATCGGTACGGCCAAGCCCACCTTGGCTGAGCGCCAACAGGTTCCACACCATCTTTTTGATATCCTTGATCCGGATCAGCCTTTTAATGCCACTGATTTTCAAAGCCGGGCGGATGCGGCGATCGCCGAAATTCGGGGGCGCGGTCGCCTGCCGCTGGTGGTCGGCGGCAGTGGTCTTTATCTGCGGGCGCTGCTCTTCGGATTGTGCCGGATGCCGGCGATCGATGCCGGGCTGCGTCGGGAACTTGAGGCGCGTCTGACTCGTGAGGGCAGTGAAGGATTGCACGCGGAGCTGGCCCGTCTTGACGCGCCGCTGGCGGCCCGTCTGGCGCCGCGCGATAAAACCCGAGTTCTGCGGGCCCTGGAAACGGTGCTGGCCACCGGGCAAAGTCTGGCTTTTTTTCAGGAGCGTCATCGCTTTCAGAAACCGCGTTATCGTTTTCTGCATATTTATCTCGAGATGGAGCGGGAGACGCTTTATCGGAGGATCAATCAGCGGGTTGAGATGATGCTGGCCGCGGGACTGATCGATGAGGTGCGGGGGATTCTGTCCCGAGGCTTCGCGCCGAAGCTCAAGCCGTTGCAAAGTATCGGCTATCGTCAGGCGCTGGATTGTCTTGCCGGTCGTCTGGAGCCGGCTGCGGCCGCCGCCGAGATCAAACAGGCCACCCGTCGCTATGCCAAACGGCAGCTGACCTGGTTTCGCCATGACGCGCACGCGCGTGGGGTTGAGGCCGACCGGCCGCAACAAGTCTTCGCTCTGGTCCGTGAGTTTACCCAGTAG
- a CDS encoding HDOD domain-containing protein: protein MASLDPEFFSRLSLPSPPVVLSQLLKMLAEDRSSATELAEVVLKDPGLTARVLRIANSPFYSFSNKIVTVSHAIALLGFRTIRIICAGESFLAIFPARLKGVSRLFHNYCRHSLLVALLARNLAESLAPELDSEKVFIAGLLHDMGKPVLWYNFPEQAAIYNDLRRRDFSESEAEQLAYGIDHATVGAWVAGEWGLDSELAKTMAHHHEVQSASMLESLPVPAEYNLLKIVGLANILARCLQIEDGGRPPVAAVVDLFVRRNLPGLDWPKLFARLSEEASLYEIDLSRVVSEDHGTETAIASESLLENNLVGIKAEADGGEELLRRSLTLFKAYDSFLENFNLSDIFAGSLVGLRSLPGVVSVWLMLYRPREEALLIQSAAGSIGARTAGHSFVLEKFEVESLRSVERLLFSRAQAGRRTRPETALEKRLAGFFLDSAQERGLFLPVFSENRLLGGFCLGLDNGFDEADLILPEMLSGYAVQLVLALRFYKLSRKLQLRDRPSSISPLMLAHALKTPLAVLQENIYLLEQEGRKAGFARTGYRQIYCQKMRRSLEEIASVMARCANSEESSKGVLVPGDTYR from the coding sequence ATGGCTTCGCTGGATCCCGAATTTTTTTCCAGATTGTCTCTGCCTTCACCGCCCGTGGTGCTTTCCCAGCTGCTCAAGATGCTGGCCGAGGATCGCAGTTCGGCCACGGAACTGGCGGAGGTCGTGCTTAAGGATCCGGGCCTGACCGCAAGGGTTCTGCGCATCGCGAATTCACCTTTTTACAGTTTTAGTAACAAGATTGTAACTGTAAGCCACGCCATCGCCTTGCTCGGATTTCGGACCATTCGTATTATCTGCGCCGGCGAATCCTTTCTCGCGATCTTTCCGGCTCGTCTGAAGGGCGTCAGCCGGTTGTTCCACAATTACTGCCGACATTCCCTGCTGGTTGCCTTGCTGGCCCGAAATCTGGCCGAGAGTCTGGCTCCGGAGCTTGACAGTGAAAAGGTTTTTATTGCCGGTCTGTTGCATGATATGGGTAAGCCGGTCCTCTGGTATAATTTCCCCGAGCAGGCCGCTATTTATAATGACTTGCGGCGGCGGGATTTTTCCGAATCCGAAGCGGAGCAGCTGGCTTACGGTATTGATCATGCCACCGTGGGGGCCTGGGTCGCCGGAGAATGGGGTCTCGATAGTGAGTTAGCCAAAACCATGGCCCATCACCATGAAGTTCAGTCGGCGTCGATGCTTGAGAGCCTCCCGGTTCCCGCGGAGTACAACCTGTTAAAAATCGTCGGTCTGGCCAATATCCTGGCCCGATGCCTCCAGATTGAAGATGGAGGACGGCCGCCTGTGGCGGCGGTGGTCGACCTCTTTGTGCGCCGTAATCTGCCCGGTCTCGACTGGCCGAAATTGTTTGCCCGTTTGTCGGAAGAGGCCAGTCTTTATGAAATTGATTTAAGTCGGGTCGTTAGCGAAGACCACGGGACGGAAACCGCGATAGCTTCAGAATCTCTCCTGGAAAACAATCTGGTGGGAATAAAAGCCGAGGCCGATGGCGGTGAGGAGTTGCTGCGGCGTTCTCTGACCCTGTTCAAAGCCTATGATTCTTTTCTGGAGAATTTCAACTTAAGCGATATTTTTGCCGGCTCGCTTGTTGGTTTACGGTCGTTGCCCGGGGTGGTTTCCGTTTGGTTGATGCTGTATCGACCCCGGGAAGAAGCGTTGCTCATTCAGAGCGCCGCGGGCTCCATCGGCGCCAGAACCGCCGGCCACAGCTTTGTCCTGGAAAAATTTGAAGTTGAAAGTCTACGTTCCGTCGAGCGCCTGTTGTTTTCCCGCGCTCAGGCCGGGCGGAGGACGAGGCCGGAAACCGCGCTGGAAAAACGACTGGCGGGTTTTTTCCTCGATAGTGCTCAGGAACGCGGCCTGTTCCTTCCGGTTTTCAGTGAGAACCGGTTGCTGGGGGGATTTTGTCTGGGGCTTGACAACGGGTTTGATGAGGCGGACTTGATTCTGCCGGAAATGCTTTCCGGCTACGCGGTCCAATTGGTGTTGGCGCTGCGTTTTTATAAGCTGAGTCGAAAATTACAATTGCGTGATCGGCCATCGTCGATTTCACCTTTGATGCTGGCTCACGCGCTGAAAACTCCGCTCGCGGTTTTGCAGGAAAATATTTATCTGCTGGAGCAGGAAGGGCGTAAAGCCGGATTTGCGAGAACCGGTTATCGCCAGATCTATTGTCAGAAAATGCGGCGGTCGCTTGAGGAAATCGCCTCGGTCATGGCCCGTTGTGCAAATAGTGAAGAATCCTCTAAGGGCGTCCTGGTTCCCGGCGATACCTATCGGTGA
- a CDS encoding dUTP diphosphatase: protein MIYCRPGARAPRYMTEQAAGMDLCACLEREIRLAPGARRLVPTGIALALPDGYEAQIRPRSGLAAKYGVTLVNAPGTIDADYRGEIAVIMINHGEHEFVICDGERIAQMVVAPVTRVSLQLVEKLAESRRGSGGFGHTGVE, encoded by the coding sequence ATGATTTATTGTCGTCCGGGAGCGCGGGCGCCGCGTTATATGACGGAACAGGCCGCTGGCATGGATCTTTGCGCCTGTCTTGAAAGGGAAATCCGGCTGGCTCCGGGAGCCCGCCGGTTGGTGCCGACCGGAATCGCCCTGGCCCTGCCCGACGGTTACGAGGCCCAGATTCGGCCGCGCAGCGGCCTGGCCGCGAAATACGGGGTTACTCTGGTTAATGCGCCCGGGACGATTGATGCCGACTATCGGGGCGAGATTGCCGTGATCATGATCAATCACGGGGAACATGAGTTTGTTATTTGCGATGGCGAACGGATCGCGCAGATGGTTGTCGCTCCAGTCACGCGGGTCAGTTTGCAATTGGTTGAAAAACTGGCTGAGAGCCGTCGGGGCAGTGGCGGTTTCGGGCACACGGGGGTTGAATGA
- a CDS encoding molybdopterin molybdenumtransferase MoeA, with translation MEKYIEVERAQALILEDCRACLPLEKVDLLAALDRVLGEPVTAFTDLPMQDNSAMDGYGLRAAETKSATPENPLRMPVVAEVPAGTFWPGPLPVGTAVRIMTGAPLPPGVDAVIRREFVEEFEREIVLAEAVPVANDIRRAGEDIQKGELVLAAGVRLTPAAIGMLAAVGRPFVSVVRRPRVAVLATGDEIVDFHQSPEPGKIRNSNSFSLAALVRQAGAEPQIFPLTPDRPEAIRQALLAAVAVNDLVLTSGGVSMGDYDFLQEVIGALPQAEIRFWQVRMKPGKPLLYSRIGDKPVLGLPGNPVSTMVAFEQFARPLLRKMAGWPENRLFLSKARARLLEDLPSAGNRRHYIRGIRGPDADGKLTVKSTGAQGSGILSSMVRGDCLIVQPAGAAGIQAGSQVEIELLDY, from the coding sequence GCTCGCGGCTCTGGACCGGGTTCTGGGAGAGCCGGTGACGGCGTTTACCGATCTGCCGATGCAGGATAATTCAGCCATGGATGGTTATGGCTTGCGGGCGGCGGAAACTAAATCCGCTACCCCCGAAAATCCCTTGCGGATGCCGGTGGTTGCCGAGGTGCCGGCGGGTACGTTCTGGCCGGGGCCGCTGCCGGTTGGAACGGCGGTCAGGATCATGACCGGGGCGCCGCTGCCGCCAGGGGTGGACGCGGTCATCCGGCGGGAATTCGTCGAGGAATTCGAGCGAGAGATTGTTCTTGCCGAGGCGGTGCCGGTCGCCAATGATATTCGGCGGGCCGGCGAGGATATCCAAAAAGGCGAGCTCGTGCTGGCCGCCGGCGTCCGACTGACCCCGGCGGCGATCGGGATGCTCGCCGCCGTCGGCCGACCCTTTGTCAGTGTCGTGCGCCGCCCCCGGGTCGCGGTGCTGGCCACCGGAGACGAGATTGTTGATTTTCATCAGTCACCGGAGCCGGGGAAGATTCGTAACAGCAACAGCTTTTCCCTGGCCGCCCTGGTCCGACAGGCGGGAGCGGAGCCCCAGATCTTTCCTCTGACCCCGGATCGGCCGGAGGCCATTCGCCAGGCGTTATTGGCGGCGGTGGCCGTCAATGACCTGGTGCTGACCTCGGGTGGCGTGTCGATGGGTGATTACGATTTTCTGCAGGAGGTGATCGGCGCTCTGCCCCAGGCGGAAATCCGTTTCTGGCAGGTGAGGATGAAGCCCGGAAAACCATTGCTCTATAGTCGTATTGGGGATAAACCGGTGCTCGGTCTGCCCGGCAATCCGGTTTCAACGATGGTTGCCTTTGAACAGTTTGCCCGCCCCTTGCTCAGGAAAATGGCGGGCTGGCCGGAGAATCGGCTTTTTCTGTCGAAGGCGCGAGCGCGGTTGCTGGAGGATTTACCTTCGGCCGGGAACCGGCGCCATTATATCCGGGGTATCAGGGGTCCGGACGCAGACGGCAAGCTGACCGTGAAAAGCACCGGGGCCCAGGGTTCAGGAATACTCAGTTCAATGGTCAGGGGGGATTGTCTGATAGTTCAGCCGGCGGGCGCCGCCGGGATTCAGGCGGGAAGCCAGGTCGAGATTGAACTGCTTGATTATTGA
- the alr gene encoding alanine racemase: protein MFVSRPTVAEIDLGALRRNYAALKVYAGPQIGIVPVIKADAYGHGAQAVAACLARAGVPGFAVSTVPEAQVLKGAGIKETFLILGPLYEDDLPLVIRGGMIPVLWEAESAARLSALAVAAGRRIPVQVKIDTGMHRAGVMPDTARDFIALVEALPGLELCGLLSHLAVADGELAWERRYTAMQASRFAEIRAALESEKTTAAMVFHLANSAGLLRYNFPGCNQARVGLALYGSYPDAALRGRIKLHPVMTVKSGIILLKKLKPGQSVSYGCLYTAREEVTLALLPIGYADGLRRELSGRGEVLVRGRRAPLIGRICMDWTMADVSEIDGVAVGDEVVIMGRQGDEEISVEELAASLGTIAYEILCTWSERVRRVYKQP, encoded by the coding sequence ATGTTTGTAAGTCGTCCGACCGTGGCCGAGATTGATCTTGGCGCCCTGCGGCGAAATTATGCCGCCCTTAAGGTCTACGCTGGGCCGCAGATCGGAATCGTGCCGGTGATCAAGGCCGATGCTTACGGGCACGGCGCACAAGCCGTCGCCGCCTGTCTGGCCCGGGCCGGGGTTCCCGGGTTCGCGGTTTCAACCGTGCCGGAGGCTCAGGTTTTGAAAGGTGCCGGAATTAAAGAGACTTTTTTAATTCTGGGGCCCCTTTATGAAGATGATCTGCCTCTGGTGATCAGGGGCGGAATGATTCCGGTGCTTTGGGAAGCGGAAAGCGCGGCGCGTCTTTCCGCTCTGGCGGTGGCCGCCGGACGCCGAATTCCGGTCCAGGTCAAGATTGATACCGGCATGCATCGGGCCGGGGTCATGCCCGATACGGCGCGGGATTTCATTGCTCTGGTTGAGGCCCTGCCGGGGCTTGAACTTTGCGGTCTGCTTTCTCATCTGGCGGTCGCCGATGGCGAACTTGCCTGGGAGCGGCGCTACACAGCCATGCAGGCCAGCCGTTTTGCCGAAATCCGCGCCGCTCTGGAGAGTGAAAAAACGACCGCGGCCATGGTTTTTCACCTGGCCAACAGCGCCGGTTTGTTGCGCTATAATTTCCCCGGCTGCAATCAGGCCCGGGTCGGGCTTGCCCTCTATGGTTCATATCCCGATGCGGCCTTGCGCGGCCGCATCAAGTTGCATCCGGTGATGACCGTGAAAAGCGGCATTATTCTGCTCAAAAAACTTAAACCCGGCCAGAGTGTCAGTTACGGCTGTCTCTATACCGCCCGCGAAGAGGTGACCCTGGCGCTGTTGCCGATCGGTTACGCCGACGGCCTGCGGCGTGAGCTTTCGGGGCGCGGTGAGGTGTTGGTGCGTGGCCGCCGGGCGCCGTTGATCGGACGCATCTGCATGGACTGGACGATGGCTGATGTGTCGGAGATTGACGGGGTTGCGGTAGGTGATGAGGTTGTCATTATGGGACGTCAGGGGGATGAAGAGATCTCGGTCGAGGAACTGGCCGCCTCCCTGGGAACCATCGCTTATGAAATCTTATGTACCTGGAGCGAAAGGGTCAGGCGGGTTTATAAACAGCCCTGA
- a CDS encoding SDR family oxidoreductase, producing the protein MGKRVLVTGGAGFIGSHLCRALLEQGHEVLCLDSFFTGRKCNIDNLVERHDFELIRHDITESILLEVDRIFNLACPASPVHYQYNPVKTVKTNVMGVINMLGLAKRVRARILQASTSEVYGDPKVHPQTEAYWGHVNPIGRRSCYDEGKRVAETLMQDYHRQNRVDIRIARIFNTYGPHMLVDDGRVVSNFIVQALRGEDLTIYGDGRQTRSFCYVDDLVDALCRLMDSEVYSGPVNLGNPGEFTMLELAELVLELTASRSRISYLPLPEDDPVQRRPDIGKAVAELGWQPRIGLREGLTRTIAYFRRSLGM; encoded by the coding sequence ATGGGAAAACGGGTTCTGGTGACCGGCGGCGCCGGTTTTATCGGTAGTCATCTTTGCCGGGCCCTGCTTGAACAGGGGCACGAGGTGCTGTGTCTGGATAGTTTTTTTACCGGGCGCAAATGCAATATCGATAATCTGGTCGAACGCCATGATTTTGAGCTGATCCGTCACGATATTACCGAATCCATCCTGCTTGAGGTGGATCGTATTTTCAATCTCGCCTGTCCGGCTTCTCCGGTCCATTATCAATATAATCCGGTGAAAACCGTCAAGACCAATGTCATGGGCGTGATCAACATGCTGGGCCTGGCCAAACGAGTCCGGGCCCGGATCCTTCAGGCCTCGACCTCGGAGGTGTACGGCGATCCCAAGGTTCATCCTCAGACCGAGGCTTACTGGGGCCATGTCAATCCCATCGGCCGGCGCAGTTGCTATGACGAGGGCAAACGAGTGGCCGAGACTCTGATGCAGGACTATCATCGTCAGAATCGGGTTGATATCAGAATTGCCCGGATTTTTAATACTTATGGCCCCCATATGCTGGTTGACGACGGTCGGGTGGTCAGCAATTTTATTGTCCAGGCTCTGCGCGGCGAGGATCTGACCATTTACGGCGACGGTCGCCAGACGAGATCGTTCTGTTACGTGGATGATCTCGTGGACGCTCTTTGCCGGCTGATGGACAGTGAAGTCTACAGCGGGCCGGTCAATCTCGGAAATCCAGGCGAATTCACGATGCTGGAGCTGGCCGAGCTGGTTCTGGAATTGACCGCAAGTCGTTCAAGGATCAGCTATCTGCCCCTGCCCGAGGATGATCCGGTGCAGCGCCGGCCCGATATCGGCAAGGCCGTCGCCGAACTTGGTTGGCAACCGCGGATCGGGCTCAGAGAGGGTCTGACCAGAACCATTGCCTATTTTCGCCGGTCCCTGGGCATGTGA